The Zobellia alginiliquefaciens genome contains a region encoding:
- a CDS encoding RbsD/FucU domain-containing protein has protein sequence MKKYIVLSLMLCLVVGCVDTNPNSPKLESIRENGSTWEDVLQGQIKFLGHRNWIVVVDEAYPLQSSPGITMVRSTSGHVQTLETVKKVLDRQGHIKPIVYLDKEIDYIDENMAKGITEYRESLKDVIGANEAKKIIHEDIIGMLDRASKQFNILVVKTDFTIPYTSVFFELDCKYWNAESEKIMREKMEESSK, from the coding sequence ATGAAAAAATATATAGTTCTATCCCTCATGCTTTGTTTGGTTGTTGGATGTGTAGATACCAATCCTAATTCGCCAAAATTAGAGTCAATTAGAGAAAATGGCTCAACCTGGGAAGACGTTCTTCAGGGTCAGATAAAATTCTTAGGACATAGAAATTGGATTGTAGTGGTTGATGAGGCCTACCCGTTACAAAGCAGTCCGGGTATTACTATGGTTAGAAGTACTTCTGGGCATGTCCAGACCTTAGAGACAGTTAAGAAAGTTCTTGATCGGCAGGGGCATATAAAACCGATTGTTTATTTGGATAAGGAAATCGATTATATTGATGAAAACATGGCCAAGGGAATAACCGAATATCGTGAATCTTTAAAGGATGTAATTGGTGCAAATGAAGCCAAAAAGATAATTCATGAAGATATTATTGGCATGTTGGATAGAGCTTCTAAGCAATTTAATATTCTCGTAGTAAAAACTGATTTTACTATACCTTATACTTCTGTTTTTTTTGAACTTGATTGTAAATATTGGAATGCGGAATCGGAGAAAATAATGAGAGAAAAAATGGAAGAATCTAGCAAATAA